A single genomic interval of Salinarchaeum sp. IM2453 harbors:
- a CDS encoding inorganic diphosphatase, which translates to MVNKWEELETGPNPPETIYAIVECLKGERNKYEYEKDIPGVVLDRVLHSNVHYPSDYGFIPRTYYDDEDPFDVLVLVEDKTFPGCVIEARPVALMKMDDDGEQDDKVIAVPTEDPRFDVVQDVDDITQQERDEIAEFFETYKNLEEGKETTVIGWEDADAAKDAIEHAMNLYDEHFDSPRA; encoded by the coding sequence ATGGTTAACAAGTGGGAAGAACTTGAGACGGGACCGAATCCGCCAGAAACGATTTATGCCATTGTTGAGTGCTTGAAGGGCGAGCGAAACAAATATGAATATGAAAAGGACATTCCCGGTGTTGTTCTTGACCGGGTCCTTCACTCGAATGTCCACTATCCGAGCGATTACGGGTTTATTCCTCGCACATACTACGACGATGAAGACCCATTCGATGTCTTAGTTCTTGTTGAGGACAAGACATTCCCGGGCTGTGTCATTGAGGCGCGTCCAGTCGCACTTATGAAAATGGATGACGACGGTGAGCAGGACGATAAGGTCATTGCCGTCCCAACTGAAGACCCACGATTTGATGTGGTACAGGATGTCGATGATATCACTCAGCAGGAGCGTGACGAGATTGCTGAGTTCTTTGAGACCTACAAGAACCTTGAGGAAGGCAAAGAAACGACCGTTATCGGCTGGGAAGATGCCGACGCAGCCAAGGATGCCATCGAACATGCAATGAATCTATACGACGAACACTTCGATAGTC